A region of Candidatus Aramenus sp. CH1 DNA encodes the following proteins:
- a CDS encoding radical SAM protein: protein MLKGNRDIALYNGLPKGCELCRLGGKLVVFITGECGDSCYYCPVSEGRFSKDVAYANERKVTSVMDFVYEAYKMNALGAGITGGDPILRIDRVVEVTRVLKDEFGKEFHVHLYTSGRYVTHDVLRELERSGVDEIRFHPVNREYLRAVEKALGYSFEVGIEVPSIPGNEQELEEIIKWAELHGVKFVNINELEITERNALALNAKGLRVSHGLAGARGSAETAIKVVEKFQESKVLVHYCSSVYKDVVETRTRFLRTLRYTAKPFERYTGEGTVVRAIVKTNANLEEFGEKVEEGYAVSDEVVEEIIKSFPVDEVRIVEELPYGLRISERSLYPKPKDSH, encoded by the coding sequence ATGTTAAAGGGAAATAGGGACATTGCACTTTACAACGGCCTTCCCAAGGGTTGCGAGCTCTGCAGGCTTGGCGGTAAGTTAGTGGTATTTATTACAGGGGAGTGCGGCGACTCCTGCTACTACTGTCCTGTAAGCGAGGGCAGGTTCTCCAAGGACGTGGCTTACGCTAACGAGAGGAAAGTGACCTCCGTAATGGACTTCGTGTACGAGGCGTACAAGATGAACGCGCTGGGCGCGGGGATTACTGGAGGAGATCCTATACTGAGGATTGACAGGGTCGTTGAGGTCACGAGAGTGCTCAAGGACGAGTTTGGGAAGGAGTTCCACGTGCACTTATACACCTCTGGGAGATACGTTACGCACGACGTGCTAAGGGAGCTAGAGAGGTCAGGGGTCGACGAGATAAGGTTCCACCCGGTGAACAGGGAGTACTTGAGGGCAGTGGAAAAGGCTTTGGGCTACTCGTTCGAAGTTGGAATAGAAGTACCTTCAATACCCGGCAACGAACAAGAGCTCGAGGAGATAATCAAGTGGGCTGAGTTGCACGGGGTAAAGTTCGTCAACATCAACGAACTAGAGATAACCGAGAGGAACGCCCTAGCACTTAACGCCAAGGGGCTTAGGGTCTCCCATGGGTTGGCGGGAGCTAGAGGGAGCGCTGAGACTGCAATAAAAGTAGTCGAGAAGTTCCAGGAGAGCAAAGTCCTAGTGCACTACTGCAGTTCAGTGTACAAGGACGTGGTAGAGACGAGGACCAGGTTCTTGAGGACTCTCAGATACACGGCCAAGCCCTTTGAGAGGTACACTGGAGAGGGAACAGTTGTTAGAGCAATAGTCAAAACCAACGCTAACTTGGAGGAGTTCGGCGAAAAAGTGGAGGAAGGCTACGCCGTATCAGACGAGGTAGTAGAGGAGATAATAAAGAGCTTCCCCGTAGACGAGGTTAGGATAGTGGAGGAATTGCCATACGGCCTTAGGATCTCCGAGAGGTCACTCTATCCTAAACCTAAGGACAGCCACTAG
- the dnaG gene encoding DNA primase DnaG, which translates to MKYVIKLTFEVSGIVDKPDVIGAIFGQTENLFGEEFDLRELQDKGRLGRIVVEMKTKGGKSEGTIEIPSNLDRVETALIAAMVESVEKVGPYEAKFELKEIQDVREEKLKKIIERAKNVLSTWSKGKTLDIKEVLNEISSAVRTGEITEYGVDRLPAGPDVLTDPNLIIVEGRADVINLLRYGYRNTVAVEGASGKIPQDLITLSKEKKTVIAFLDGDHGGDLILKELLSAGVKIDFVARAPVGREVEELTGKEIAKALSNMQSLSQYLKKQQEVQTTIKEAQQAVVVVEPTVAQKEAKPQLEINVPQNALEEIKKLPGTLEGIMFDDKWNVVERVQVRDIIPKLEALQDNKVSYIVFDGVITQRLLELAASKGIKMLIGVRIGGISKSLDNVKILTFQDVLV; encoded by the coding sequence TTGAAATACGTGATTAAGTTAACCTTTGAGGTTTCCGGAATAGTAGACAAGCCAGACGTCATAGGTGCAATCTTTGGCCAAACGGAAAACTTGTTTGGCGAGGAGTTTGACCTCAGGGAGCTCCAAGATAAAGGAAGACTGGGCAGGATAGTAGTAGAGATGAAGACCAAGGGAGGGAAAAGCGAGGGAACCATAGAAATACCTTCAAACCTCGACAGAGTGGAGACTGCCCTTATTGCGGCGATGGTCGAAAGCGTGGAGAAGGTCGGCCCTTACGAGGCCAAGTTTGAGCTCAAGGAGATACAAGACGTAAGGGAGGAAAAGCTAAAGAAGATCATAGAGAGGGCAAAAAACGTATTGTCGACGTGGAGCAAGGGCAAGACCTTGGACATAAAGGAGGTACTCAACGAGATAAGTAGCGCGGTTAGGACTGGGGAGATAACTGAGTACGGAGTAGATAGGTTGCCTGCAGGCCCAGACGTGCTGACAGATCCCAACCTCATTATAGTCGAAGGAAGGGCGGACGTAATCAACTTGTTAAGGTACGGCTACAGGAACACCGTCGCCGTGGAAGGGGCAAGCGGTAAGATACCGCAAGACCTCATCACGCTGTCTAAGGAAAAGAAGACCGTAATAGCTTTCCTGGATGGAGACCACGGTGGAGACCTAATACTAAAGGAACTCTTGAGCGCCGGCGTTAAGATAGACTTCGTAGCTAGGGCACCCGTTGGAAGGGAAGTGGAGGAGCTGACTGGAAAGGAAATCGCCAAGGCCCTCTCCAACATGCAATCCCTTTCCCAATACTTGAAGAAGCAACAGGAGGTACAGACGACGATCAAGGAAGCCCAACAAGCAGTAGTAGTGGTCGAGCCCACTGTAGCGCAGAAAGAGGCTAAGCCCCAGTTGGAGATAAACGTCCCCCAGAACGCACTGGAGGAGATCAAGAAGCTACCGGGAACCTTAGAGGGGATAATGTTTGACGACAAGTGGAACGTAGTAGAAAGGGTGCAAGTTAGGGACATTATACCCAAACTTGAGGCGCTACAAGACAACAAAGTGTCTTACATAGTGTTTGACGGAGTAATCACACAGAGGCTATTGGAGCTAGCTGCGTCAAAGGGAATAAAGATGCTGATCGGAGTGAGGATAGGCGGTATATCCAAGAGCCTAGACAACGTAAAGATATTGACGTTCCAGGACGTTCTAGTTTAA
- a CDS encoding secondary thiamine-phosphate synthase enzyme YjbQ produces MKILSKEFKVETRSRFESIDITDAVQEVAKGVKDGVAYVFSKHTTCAVIVNEGESGLMQDYLDWAKKLVPPNGEFKHNVIDNNGHAHIISSIIGNSRVVPVKDEKLDLGTWQRIILLEFDGPRVRTVYVKVMGE; encoded by the coding sequence ATGAAAATTCTCTCCAAGGAGTTCAAGGTAGAGACTAGGAGCAGGTTCGAGAGCATCGACATCACTGACGCTGTACAAGAGGTAGCAAAGGGAGTAAAGGACGGGGTCGCCTACGTTTTCTCCAAACACACCACTTGTGCCGTAATAGTCAACGAGGGGGAAAGCGGGCTCATGCAAGACTACTTGGACTGGGCTAAGAAGCTAGTCCCTCCTAACGGGGAGTTCAAGCACAATGTCATAGACAACAACGGCCACGCCCACATTATCTCTTCTATAATAGGAAATTCCAGAGTTGTCCCAGTCAAAGATGAAAAATTGGATTTAGGTACTTGGCAGAGGATAATTTTGTTGGAATTTGACGGGCCTAGAGTTAGGACGGTTTATGTAAAAGTTATGGGAGAATAA
- a CDS encoding mRNA surveillance protein pelota, with the protein MKVLEFDEKKGSLKLHIEDEDDLWLLHLILHKGDVIIARTTRDVSLGNEGRRIPMVIALRVEHTEFQPFTSRLRIHGIIEDAPERFGIKGAHHTVNLDIGDDIVIVKEQWPKHELEKIYAQAEKRSKVLIALVDFDEYLIAIPMAQGIRVLAERSLQTPNKEDEGIIEENAEEVAKEVEEYARQFSPDAVVLAGPGPFKEIVRAKLKFKNVYVDSVSSATRAGLSEILRRDIIDKVMRDYEISQSIREMDRVMELLSKNTGLVAYGLEEVKRATQYRAVETLLVTSDLVSAYDEEEKKEIEEVMEEVGKKGGKVMIVPEDSPVYFQVKNLTGLVAVLRFRIE; encoded by the coding sequence ATGAAAGTTTTGGAATTCGACGAGAAGAAGGGATCGCTTAAGCTCCACATAGAAGACGAAGATGACCTCTGGCTCCTTCACTTGATCCTCCACAAGGGGGACGTGATCATAGCCAGGACAACCAGGGACGTGAGCTTGGGAAACGAGGGCAGGAGGATACCTATGGTAATAGCGCTGAGGGTTGAGCACACTGAGTTCCAACCCTTCACCTCCCGTCTGAGGATACATGGCATAATAGAGGACGCCCCTGAGAGGTTCGGGATAAAGGGGGCGCACCACACGGTCAACTTGGACATAGGAGACGACATAGTGATAGTTAAGGAGCAGTGGCCTAAGCACGAACTCGAAAAGATATATGCCCAAGCAGAAAAGAGGAGCAAAGTGCTCATAGCCTTGGTGGACTTCGACGAGTACCTAATAGCCATCCCAATGGCGCAGGGCATAAGAGTGCTCGCTGAGAGGAGTCTCCAAACCCCCAACAAGGAGGACGAGGGGATAATAGAGGAGAACGCAGAGGAGGTAGCCAAGGAGGTAGAGGAGTACGCGAGACAGTTCTCCCCTGACGCCGTGGTCCTAGCGGGTCCAGGGCCGTTCAAGGAGATTGTAAGGGCAAAGCTCAAGTTCAAGAACGTCTACGTGGACAGCGTGTCCTCTGCGACTAGGGCAGGGCTGTCGGAGATCTTGAGGAGGGACATCATAGACAAGGTGATGAGGGACTACGAGATCTCGCAGTCCATAAGGGAGATGGACAGAGTAATGGAGCTCCTCTCAAAGAACACGGGACTCGTGGCCTACGGCCTCGAGGAGGTAAAAAGGGCAACGCAGTACAGAGCTGTGGAGACCCTCTTGGTGACCTCAGACTTAGTCTCCGCCTACGACGAGGAGGAGAAGAAGGAGATCGAGGAAGTTATGGAGGAAGTGGGAAAGAAGGGAGGAAAGGTTATGATTGTACCGGAGGATTCCCCTGTGTATTTCCAAGTGAAGAACTTGACCGGGCTAGTGGCTGTCCTTAGGTTTAGGATAGAGTGA
- the rimI gene encoding ribosomal protein S18-alanine N-acetyltransferase, whose protein sequence is MVIISDATEEDLGEIYRIELESFDNPYPLSLLKAYLYLASVYVVAKEDGQVVGYAIGIIQHRVRGHVVSIATAQGYRKKGVGSALLRSLEEAFKQRGCTYSYLEVKVDNEDAVRFYSKNGYFVTFTRKNYYGRGKHAFVMVKPFIDKNLE, encoded by the coding sequence GTGGTAATTATATCTGATGCGACGGAAGAAGACCTCGGAGAGATCTACAGGATAGAGCTGGAGAGTTTCGATAACCCTTATCCCTTGTCCTTACTTAAGGCCTACCTCTACCTAGCAAGCGTTTACGTTGTTGCAAAGGAGGACGGCCAAGTCGTGGGGTATGCCATAGGGATCATACAGCATAGGGTGAGGGGACACGTGGTGTCAATTGCAACGGCACAAGGCTACAGAAAGAAGGGTGTCGGGTCTGCCCTACTGAGATCCCTAGAAGAGGCCTTTAAGCAGAGGGGTTGCACTTACTCCTATTTAGAAGTAAAGGTCGACAACGAGGATGCAGTAAGGTTTTACAGCAAGAACGGGTACTTCGTTACCTTCACTCGGAAGAACTACTACGGGAGGGGAAAGCACGCCTTCGTAATGGTAAAGCCCTTTATTGACAAAAACCTAGAGTAA
- a CDS encoding nucleotidyltransferase domain-containing protein: protein MEVEYTEAHWKLLERKREIALSVLRKLRSLGMVGYVYGSVARGDVREESDVDVVVFNPNILNLDLIEADHRFVIQATPFSTPKAYISLDPEEKEVITFPLGKLKRDEEEFFRFGGLIDEEGILRKERVSGVNKRLQLIIPTEKGHEEIPLKGNEGLASKLLKVSISTIVERERLLTKRMEKGRTGVFLRYDLGEEESFESSIVLLSKNNKFFRKMVND, encoded by the coding sequence GTGGAAGTAGAGTACACGGAGGCACACTGGAAGCTACTGGAGAGGAAGAGGGAGATTGCCCTTTCCGTCCTCAGGAAGCTGAGATCGCTGGGGATGGTGGGGTACGTCTACGGTTCAGTTGCCAGAGGAGACGTCAGAGAGGAGAGCGACGTCGACGTCGTGGTCTTCAATCCAAACATCCTCAACTTGGACTTAATAGAGGCGGACCACCGCTTTGTAATACAAGCCACTCCCTTCTCTACGCCCAAGGCGTACATCTCCCTGGACCCAGAGGAAAAGGAAGTTATAACCTTCCCCCTAGGTAAGCTGAAGAGGGACGAGGAGGAGTTCTTCCGCTTTGGTGGACTAATAGACGAGGAGGGAATCCTGAGGAAGGAGAGGGTAAGTGGGGTCAACAAGAGGCTACAGCTCATAATCCCGACGGAAAAGGGTCACGAGGAGATACCCCTAAAGGGCAACGAGGGCCTGGCGTCGAAGCTACTTAAGGTCTCTATCTCCACAATCGTGGAGAGGGAGAGGCTATTGACTAAGAGGATGGAGAAGGGGAGGACTGGGGTCTTCCTGAGGTACGACCTGGGCGAAGAGGAGAGCTTTGAGTCCTCCATCGTTTTATTATCCAAGAACAACAAGTTCTTCAGGAAGATGGTAAATGATTGA
- a CDS encoding DNA polymerase II encodes MIKDFYVLDFSYDVEEGKPVIYIWSVDREGNRVVVLERNFRPYFYAVVDGDSEAIAEEVRRLSKPESPITKVEPVEKKYYGEPVKALRIETVIPAYVRTYRDSVAKVKGVREVLEADVRFYMRYSIDSGIRPFYWFQAEVEEVKENKFRLKHVYNLVKLLKVFEDDPPKLKVMAFDIEVYNKYGFPDPRRDPVILIGVWTEEGGRQFVNEDGDDLKVIRDFVKFVQEYDPDVILGYNTSGFDWPYLLERVKARNVKLDIGRKVSSEPSQGTYGHFSVVGRLNVDLMGFAYSVEEVKVKSLDNVADYLGVMPKSKRVNLEWYQIPEYWNDREKRKLVMQYNMDDAKSTYLLGDVFLPFGEQLTMLTGLPLDQLAMASVGYRVEWLLMREAFKFNELIPNRVEREYEGYKGGLVISPKQGVHENVYVLDFSSMYPSIMIKYNIGPDTLVKGECEDCWVAPEVGHKFRKSPEGFYKRILQRLIQERREVKKAMEEAKDEFTKRRLDERQRAIKVMTNAFYGYMGWLGARWYSKEGAEAVTAWGREIISASAKLAEQEGFEVIYGDTDSIFVKGNEEKVDKLVKEISSRFELEIKVDKKYKKVFFTENKKRYAGLTFDGKIDIVGFEAVRGDWCELAKDIQREVIEKILLYSVDDAVRLVREAVMRLRRKEFKIEELIIWKSLDKGLDEYEVDAPHVVAAKKAIKAGYAIFKGGKIGYVIVKGAGKVSDRAEPYFTVKDPSRIDVDYYTDKQIVPAAMRILESFGVKESALKSGGFDIMSFFNKK; translated from the coding sequence ATGATCAAGGACTTTTACGTATTGGACTTCTCCTATGACGTAGAGGAGGGAAAGCCCGTAATATACATCTGGAGCGTTGATAGGGAGGGTAACAGGGTAGTCGTCCTGGAGCGCAACTTCAGGCCGTACTTTTACGCAGTCGTGGACGGGGACTCGGAGGCAATCGCGGAGGAGGTGAGGAGGCTCAGCAAGCCAGAGTCCCCCATAACGAAGGTTGAACCAGTCGAGAAGAAGTACTACGGCGAGCCAGTCAAGGCCTTGAGGATAGAGACGGTAATCCCGGCCTACGTGAGAACCTACAGGGACAGCGTCGCGAAGGTAAAGGGAGTGAGGGAAGTGCTAGAGGCTGACGTAAGGTTTTACATGAGGTACTCCATAGACTCGGGAATTAGGCCCTTTTACTGGTTCCAAGCTGAGGTGGAGGAGGTAAAGGAGAACAAGTTTAGGTTAAAGCACGTCTACAACCTAGTGAAGTTGCTTAAGGTCTTTGAGGACGACCCGCCTAAGCTTAAGGTAATGGCGTTCGACATAGAGGTCTACAACAAATACGGCTTCCCCGACCCAAGGAGGGACCCAGTGATACTTATAGGGGTCTGGACGGAAGAGGGGGGAAGGCAGTTCGTCAACGAGGACGGGGACGACTTGAAGGTAATAAGGGACTTCGTCAAGTTCGTCCAGGAGTACGACCCAGACGTAATCCTGGGTTACAACACCAGTGGCTTCGACTGGCCCTACCTCCTGGAGAGGGTGAAGGCCAGGAACGTAAAGCTCGACATAGGGAGAAAGGTAAGCTCTGAGCCAAGCCAGGGGACTTACGGCCACTTCTCCGTAGTTGGTAGACTTAACGTGGACCTCATGGGGTTTGCGTACAGCGTAGAGGAAGTTAAAGTCAAGAGCCTGGACAACGTCGCCGACTACTTGGGCGTCATGCCGAAGAGCAAGAGGGTCAACTTGGAGTGGTACCAGATACCGGAGTACTGGAACGACAGGGAAAAGAGGAAACTGGTAATGCAATACAATATGGACGACGCCAAGTCGACCTACTTGCTGGGGGACGTCTTCCTACCCTTTGGGGAACAGTTGACCATGCTCACTGGCTTACCCCTTGACCAGTTGGCCATGGCTAGCGTCGGTTACAGGGTAGAGTGGTTGCTAATGAGGGAGGCGTTCAAGTTCAACGAGCTCATCCCCAACAGGGTCGAGAGGGAGTACGAGGGCTACAAGGGTGGCCTAGTTATATCTCCCAAGCAGGGCGTCCACGAGAACGTCTACGTGCTCGACTTCTCGTCCATGTACCCCTCTATCATGATAAAGTACAACATTGGCCCAGATACCCTAGTTAAGGGAGAGTGCGAGGACTGCTGGGTCGCGCCTGAGGTGGGGCACAAGTTCCGCAAGAGCCCAGAGGGGTTCTACAAGAGGATCCTGCAGAGGCTCATTCAAGAGAGGAGGGAAGTTAAGAAGGCAATGGAGGAGGCAAAGGACGAGTTCACAAAGAGGAGGCTAGACGAGAGACAGAGGGCAATTAAAGTAATGACAAACGCCTTCTACGGTTACATGGGCTGGTTAGGGGCGAGGTGGTACAGCAAGGAGGGAGCGGAGGCAGTTACTGCGTGGGGCAGGGAGATAATTTCGGCGTCGGCGAAGTTGGCCGAGCAGGAGGGGTTTGAGGTGATCTACGGGGACACCGACTCCATCTTCGTTAAGGGGAACGAGGAGAAGGTGGACAAGCTTGTGAAAGAGATAAGTTCCAGGTTTGAGCTGGAGATCAAGGTAGACAAGAAGTACAAGAAGGTCTTCTTTACCGAGAATAAGAAGAGGTACGCGGGGCTCACCTTCGACGGTAAGATAGACATAGTAGGATTTGAGGCGGTTAGGGGAGACTGGTGCGAGCTAGCGAAGGACATACAGAGGGAGGTCATAGAGAAGATACTTTTGTATAGCGTTGACGACGCGGTTAGGCTCGTCAGAGAAGCGGTGATGAGGCTGAGAAGGAAGGAGTTCAAGATAGAGGAGCTAATAATTTGGAAGTCCCTGGACAAGGGCCTTGATGAGTACGAAGTTGACGCCCCTCACGTTGTCGCGGCGAAGAAGGCAATAAAGGCAGGCTACGCCATCTTCAAAGGTGGAAAGATAGGCTACGTTATCGTAAAGGGGGCCGGGAAGGTCTCAGATAGAGCCGAGCCGTACTTCACGGTTAAGGATCCCTCAAGGATTGACGTCGACTACTACACAGACAAGCAGATAGTGCCGGCGGCTATGAGGATCCTGGAGTCCTTTGGCGTAAAGGAAAGCGCGCTAAAGAGCGGTGGATTTGATATAATGAGCTTCTTTAATAAGAAATAA
- a CDS encoding DUF1122 family protein, producing MIEGEVSGYRLSYKNLRKSHIRELYYFELYLSDKFVGRCNYFTGRGEYVPWIEIDYDPWPRDEGIEVELFKFFYNLLPPMGRLFVTYEKDKETEEMIFKGYHAMDTPLGFSMLRAGFTWFKVWYYPEGGNEGAPKLQGNKPLNEEVAKSELEEALEEVKREEVRRWISEHVKGK from the coding sequence ATGATTGAGGGGGAAGTCTCGGGGTACAGGCTTAGCTACAAGAACTTGAGGAAGTCGCACATAAGGGAGCTCTACTACTTCGAGCTGTACTTGAGCGATAAATTCGTGGGGCGCTGTAACTACTTCACTGGGAGGGGGGAGTACGTTCCCTGGATAGAGATAGACTACGACCCCTGGCCTAGAGATGAGGGGATAGAGGTAGAGCTCTTCAAGTTCTTCTACAACCTCCTCCCTCCTATGGGCAGGCTTTTCGTCACGTACGAAAAAGACAAGGAGACGGAGGAAATGATATTCAAGGGCTACCACGCCATGGACACTCCTCTAGGCTTCTCCATGTTGAGGGCCGGCTTCACGTGGTTCAAGGTCTGGTACTACCCTGAGGGAGGTAACGAGGGGGCGCCGAAGTTGCAGGGGAATAAGCCCTTGAACGAGGAAGTGGCCAAGAGTGAACTAGAGGAGGCGCTAGAAGAAGTTAAAAGGGAGGAAGTCAGAAGGTGGATATCGGAACATGTTAAAGGGAAATAG
- a CDS encoding site-2 protease family protein, with amino-acid sequence MVSSVEWFGIGVLAFWAVIYAFKGKLEKRGFKVYPFFLMWRKGTRSEWFPGVANSNAYKGFEKVAIALGITSMVGGIFLIYYVISGLLVRPTKTGIRLEPIIPGVTIGLNEAIYVLLAIGISVVVHELMHAISATSNKVKVRGGGFILIVIFPGAFVEPDEEEFQRSPTSAKLKIIASGIAMNLILAAVFFPIATYLPSALSQGIEIVGVLPHSEAYNISLHPGQVIEEINEHVVRTYTQLSQALDSSTHYLIVVKNPNGTVSYYNATAENHFLGVEVTYSIPPSAYPFLDFSIWMFVVNFSLALFNGAPLFITDGGKIFTELVKKISSRYGEKISYYIQTLLLVSFVFAILLSISLPQ; translated from the coding sequence ATGGTATCGTCAGTAGAGTGGTTTGGGATAGGAGTGCTTGCTTTCTGGGCTGTGATCTACGCCTTTAAGGGAAAACTGGAGAAGAGGGGGTTCAAGGTATACCCCTTCTTCCTCATGTGGAGAAAGGGAACTAGGAGCGAGTGGTTCCCAGGGGTAGCCAACAGCAACGCCTACAAAGGTTTCGAGAAGGTAGCGATAGCCTTAGGGATCACGTCTATGGTGGGAGGTATATTCCTCATATACTATGTTATCTCGGGACTGCTAGTTAGACCAACCAAGACCGGCATAAGGCTTGAGCCCATAATCCCTGGGGTGACAATTGGGCTAAACGAGGCAATTTACGTGCTGCTTGCGATTGGGATCTCTGTAGTTGTACACGAGCTAATGCACGCCATCTCAGCTACCTCAAACAAGGTAAAAGTGAGAGGAGGTGGTTTCATACTCATAGTCATATTCCCAGGGGCATTCGTGGAGCCTGACGAGGAGGAGTTCCAGAGGAGCCCAACTAGCGCGAAGCTAAAGATAATTGCCTCGGGAATAGCTATGAACCTGATCCTCGCTGCCGTCTTTTTCCCTATAGCCACTTACCTCCCCAGTGCTCTGTCTCAAGGTATAGAGATAGTGGGAGTGTTGCCCCACTCCGAAGCCTACAACATATCCCTACACCCTGGGCAGGTGATAGAGGAGATCAACGAACATGTGGTAAGGACCTATACCCAGCTAAGCCAAGCCTTAGACAGTTCCACGCACTACCTCATCGTGGTAAAGAACCCTAACGGCACAGTCTCTTACTATAACGCCACCGCTGAAAACCACTTCTTGGGCGTTGAGGTCACCTACAGCATACCGCCGTCAGCTTACCCCTTCCTCGACTTCTCCATATGGATGTTCGTGGTAAACTTCAGCCTAGCCCTCTTTAACGGGGCTCCGCTGTTCATAACCGACGGGGGGAAAATATTCACTGAACTCGTGAAGAAAATAAGCTCTAGGTACGGGGAAAAAATATCGTACTATATCCAGACGTTACTCCTGGTGTCCTTCGTGTTCGCCATACTATTGTCCATTAGTCTTCCTCAATGA
- a CDS encoding tyrosine--tRNA ligase — protein MQDRLSLIARNTQEIVTLEELQKKLESREKLKGYIGFEPSGLFHIGWLIWAQKLKDLVEAGVEMSVLVATWHAMINDKLGGDMELIRLAGKYAIDVLSAYGVDMGRVKVVDAEELVKDKDYWALVIKVAKNTSLARMKRALTIMGRKSEEAELDTSKLIYPAMQVSDIFYMDLDIALGGTDQRKAHMLARDVAEKLGRKKVIAIHTPLLVGLQGGQRMEGPVEEDDFLSEIKMSKSKPETAIFVNDSPEEVEEKIRRAYCPRGVVENNPILQINKYIIFASPSATLKVERDIKYGGDVEFKSYEELERAFAEGKLHPMDLKSATARMLNKILDPLRKKVQNEEYEKMVLSISKKVTR, from the coding sequence TTGCAAGATAGGCTCTCTCTCATCGCGAGAAACACACAAGAAATTGTAACGCTAGAAGAGCTCCAGAAAAAGCTTGAGTCAAGGGAAAAGCTGAAAGGCTACATAGGGTTTGAACCCAGCGGTCTATTCCACATTGGGTGGCTGATCTGGGCCCAGAAGCTAAAGGACCTCGTTGAAGCAGGAGTGGAGATGTCAGTTTTAGTGGCGACGTGGCACGCGATGATCAACGACAAGCTTGGAGGGGACATGGAATTGATAAGGCTAGCCGGCAAGTACGCCATAGACGTGCTCTCAGCTTACGGCGTAGACATGGGCAGGGTCAAGGTAGTAGACGCCGAAGAGCTCGTGAAGGACAAGGACTACTGGGCATTGGTAATCAAAGTGGCCAAGAACACTAGCCTTGCTAGGATGAAGAGGGCCCTAACTATTATGGGCAGGAAGTCGGAGGAAGCGGAACTCGACACGTCTAAGCTCATTTACCCTGCAATGCAGGTAAGCGACATATTCTACATGGACCTGGACATAGCGCTGGGGGGGACTGACCAAAGGAAGGCACACATGCTAGCCAGGGACGTGGCGGAGAAGCTGGGCAGGAAGAAGGTAATAGCCATCCACACCCCCCTTCTAGTAGGACTGCAGGGCGGGCAGAGGATGGAGGGCCCAGTAGAGGAGGACGACTTCCTCTCCGAGATAAAGATGAGCAAATCAAAGCCCGAGACCGCCATATTCGTTAACGACTCTCCAGAGGAAGTGGAGGAGAAGATAAGGAGAGCTTACTGTCCAAGGGGGGTCGTGGAGAACAACCCAATACTGCAGATCAACAAGTACATAATCTTCGCCTCTCCCTCTGCTACGCTAAAGGTGGAGAGGGACATCAAGTACGGAGGAGACGTGGAGTTTAAGTCATACGAAGAGCTAGAGAGGGCTTTCGCTGAAGGTAAGCTACACCCGATGGACTTAAAATCTGCCACAGCTAGAATGTTAAACAAAATCCTAGATCCACTTAGGAAAAAAGTTCAAAACGAGGAATACGAAAAAATGGTATTAAGTATATCCAAAAAGGTGACAAGGTGA